One Chloroflexota bacterium genomic region harbors:
- a CDS encoding twin-arginine translocation signal domain-containing protein, with protein MSEGNRTPQEAMSRRELLKKVGAAGAILGARAIVPTNWAKPEIETGKLPTHAQTSQPRPQG; from the coding sequence GTGAGCGAAGGAAACCGAACGCCGCAGGAAGCCATGTCGCGCCGCGAACTGCTGAAGAAAGTCGGCGCGGCCGGCGCCATTCTCGGTGCGCGCGCCATCGTGCCGACCAACTGGGCCAAGCCCGAAATCGAGACGGGCAAGCTGCCCACGCACGCGCAGACGTCGCAGCCACGGCCCCAGGGCTAA
- a CDS encoding nucleotidyltransferase family protein, giving the protein MSLYRTLALSARAQMPPALHGVLAAVASRVDAASLVEAAEQHGLAPLVYSHLSDAGALPPGAQRPLAALTLRHRQAAAARAQALAEVLHLFAREQIDVLVLKGAALAHLVYPSPDLRPMRDVDLLVRAPDAERAWRLLAQAGFALPESPAHGLPARHHHLASAKRPMQGTTISIEIHQCVSLNEPRRAPRTYDDWAAGSLPFEFGGAAARAPAREELLWHVYRHALCMPLGYEPLRLVWIADLTSLVERWATVLDWDIIKRQYRAVWRTLAHLDALTPWSDAVRPYLPPRAEYPADAAEQIVASWPRFAPERPLRQSLPRIARNVLAPPAWWLRVRYGADATATGTAGAWLRHQWTAWTQAARFPFEPVGR; this is encoded by the coding sequence ATGAGCCTGTACCGCACGCTGGCGCTGAGCGCGCGCGCGCAAATGCCGCCCGCGCTGCACGGCGTGCTCGCTGCGGTTGCGAGTCGCGTTGATGCCGCCTCGCTCGTCGAGGCGGCCGAGCAGCACGGCCTGGCGCCGCTCGTCTACTCGCACCTGAGCGATGCGGGCGCACTGCCGCCCGGCGCGCAGCGCCCGCTGGCGGCGCTGACCCTGCGCCACCGGCAAGCCGCCGCTGCGCGCGCGCAGGCGCTGGCAGAGGTGCTCCATTTGTTCGCGCGCGAGCAAATTGATGTGCTGGTGCTCAAAGGCGCGGCGCTGGCGCATCTGGTCTACCCGTCGCCCGACCTGCGCCCGATGCGCGATGTCGATCTGCTCGTACGCGCGCCCGATGCGGAGCGGGCCTGGCGGCTGCTGGCGCAGGCGGGATTTGCCCTACCCGAGTCGCCGGCGCACGGCCTGCCCGCACGACACCATCACCTCGCCTCTGCCAAACGCCCGATGCAAGGCACGACGATCAGCATCGAGATTCATCAATGCGTGTCGCTGAACGAGCCGCGCCGCGCGCCGCGCACCTACGATGACTGGGCGGCAGGCAGCCTGCCGTTCGAGTTTGGCGGCGCTGCCGCGCGCGCGCCCGCCCGCGAGGAGCTGCTCTGGCACGTCTACCGCCATGCGCTGTGCATGCCGCTCGGTTATGAGCCGCTGCGGCTGGTCTGGATTGCGGACCTAACCAGCCTGGTCGAACGCTGGGCGACGGTGCTCGACTGGGATATTATCAAGCGGCAGTATCGCGCCGTGTGGCGCACCCTAGCCCACCTCGATGCGCTGACGCCCTGGTCGGATGCCGTGCGCCCCTACCTGCCGCCGCGCGCCGAGTATCCGGCCGATGCAGCCGAGCAGATCGTGGCAAGCTGGCCGCGCTTTGCGCCCGAGCGGCCGCTGCGGCAGTCGCTACCGCGCATCGCGCGCAACGTGCTGGCGCCGCCCGCCTGGTGGCTGCGCGTTCGCTACGGCGCCGATGCGACGGCCACCGGCACCGCCGGCGCATGGCTCCGGCATCAATGGACCGCGTGGACGCAGGCCGCGCGCTTCCCGTTTGAACCCGTTGGGCGGTGA
- a CDS encoding PqqD family protein, with the protein MDLGLKPQHAPDYRLEVMGEEMLIYHPSQTKVVYCNATAALVWQLCDGTLTAAQLIDLLAKAYPEAGAAIPAQVSATLERFLSDGVITVA; encoded by the coding sequence ATGGATCTTGGGCTGAAACCGCAGCACGCGCCGGACTACCGGCTTGAAGTGATGGGCGAGGAGATGCTGATCTACCATCCGTCGCAGACCAAAGTCGTCTACTGCAACGCCACGGCCGCGCTCGTCTGGCAGTTGTGCGACGGCACGCTGACCGCCGCGCAGTTGATCGATCTGCTGGCGAAAGCGTACCCGGAGGCCGGCGCGGCGATCCCGGCGCAGGTCAGCGCGACGCTGGAGCGCTTTCTGTCCGACGGGGTGATTACGGTCGCATGA
- a CDS encoding GyrI-like domain-containing protein — protein MTKLDLRKELKHLYSPSAREIEIVNVPRFNYVMFDGELDPGEPPAASPAFQEAVEALYAVSYTLKYISKSRERNPIDYPVMPLEGLWWADEGTYALLPSEPWNFTLMILQPKHITARLFAQAMEQLRGKGTHVPTGVRLELYREGLCIQTMHIGPYTHERETMDRMQDFADASGFRYSGKHHEVYMGDPRRTKPERLKTILRQPVAKMR, from the coding sequence ATGACTAAACTTGATCTGCGCAAGGAACTCAAGCACCTTTACTCGCCGTCGGCGCGCGAAATCGAGATCGTCAACGTGCCGCGCTTCAACTACGTGATGTTCGATGGCGAGCTCGATCCGGGCGAGCCGCCGGCCGCGTCACCCGCATTCCAGGAGGCGGTCGAGGCGCTGTATGCCGTCTCGTATACGCTGAAGTACATCTCGAAGTCGCGCGAGCGCAACCCGATCGACTATCCCGTGATGCCGCTGGAAGGATTGTGGTGGGCCGACGAGGGCACCTACGCGCTGCTGCCGTCGGAACCGTGGAACTTCACGCTGATGATTTTGCAGCCGAAGCATATCACGGCGCGCCTGTTCGCGCAGGCGATGGAACAACTGCGCGGGAAGGGCACGCACGTGCCGACCGGCGTGCGGCTGGAGCTATACCGCGAGGGGCTGTGCATCCAGACGATGCACATCGGCCCGTACACGCACGAGCGCGAGACGATGGACCGCATGCAGGATTTCGCCGACGCCAGCGGTTTTCGTTACTCCGGCAAGCACCACGAAGTGTACATGGGCGATCCGCGCCGCACCAAGCCGGAACGGCTCAAGACGATCTTGCGCCAGCCGGTTGCCAAGATGCGTTAG
- a CDS encoding HlyC/CorC family transporter — protein sequence MAPIALEIIFILLLILANGLLAMAEMAVIAARKTRLQARADEGDRGAQAALELAGAPDRFLSTVQAGITLVGILAGVISGATITDELAALIAQAPGLEPFSRVLAVAIVVATVTYLSLVLGELVPKQIALLHAERIAAAVAPAMQALERLSAPLVHLLSASTRAVSLAIGVRPGAGSGVTEDDVRQLVAQGADAGVIERSEQQMVERVFRLGDRTVSALMTPRADVVALDLADTPDEIRAKLSAHNHSRFPVTDGGLDHVVGLAYARDLLAQLLGNQPVDLRAAVRPALYLPDTLPALSALERFRAEHSHVACVVDEYGTVQGVISITDLMESVVGDIRLPEEGGAGFVRRADGSFLIDGSLPADELRDVLGITHLPGAGGYQTIGGLMMGMLQRVPAAGDYFDAEGFRFEVADMDGRRVDKVLIAPRVG from the coding sequence ATGGCACCGATTGCACTCGAAATTATCTTCATCCTGCTGCTGATTCTGGCCAATGGCCTGTTGGCGATGGCCGAAATGGCCGTCATCGCGGCGCGCAAGACGCGCCTGCAGGCGCGCGCCGATGAGGGCGATCGGGGCGCGCAGGCGGCGCTGGAGCTGGCCGGCGCGCCGGACCGCTTTCTCTCGACCGTGCAGGCCGGCATTACGCTGGTCGGCATCCTCGCCGGCGTAATCAGCGGCGCCACGATCACCGATGAACTGGCGGCGCTGATCGCGCAGGCGCCGGGGCTGGAGCCATTCAGCCGCGTGCTCGCCGTGGCGATTGTCGTCGCCACGGTCACGTACCTGTCGTTGGTGCTGGGCGAGCTCGTCCCGAAGCAGATCGCCCTGCTCCATGCCGAGCGGATCGCGGCGGCGGTTGCGCCCGCCATGCAGGCGCTGGAGCGTCTGAGCGCGCCGCTGGTGCACCTGTTGAGCGCTTCGACGCGCGCCGTGTCGCTGGCGATCGGCGTGCGGCCGGGCGCCGGGTCCGGTGTGACCGAAGACGACGTGCGGCAGCTCGTCGCGCAGGGCGCTGACGCGGGTGTGATCGAGCGGAGCGAGCAGCAGATGGTGGAGCGGGTCTTCCGGCTTGGCGATCGCACAGTGAGCGCGCTCATGACGCCGCGCGCAGACGTCGTCGCGCTCGACCTGGCCGACACGCCCGACGAGATCCGCGCCAAGCTGTCCGCGCACAATCATTCGCGCTTCCCGGTGACGGATGGCGGCCTCGACCACGTCGTCGGGCTGGCCTACGCGCGCGACCTGCTGGCGCAGTTGCTCGGCAACCAGCCGGTAGACCTGCGCGCGGCAGTGCGCCCGGCGCTGTACCTGCCGGACACGCTGCCGGCGCTGTCGGCGCTGGAGCGCTTTCGCGCCGAGCATAGCCACGTGGCCTGCGTGGTGGACGAGTACGGCACGGTGCAGGGCGTGATTAGTATCACCGACCTCATGGAGTCCGTGGTCGGGGATATTCGCCTGCCCGAGGAAGGCGGGGCCGGTTTCGTGCGCCGCGCCGACGGCTCGTTCTTGATCGATGGCAGCCTGCCGGCCGACGAACTGCGCGACGTGCTGGGCATCACGCATCTGCCGGGCGCGGGCGGCTATCAGACCATCGGCGGCCTGATGATGGGCATGCTGCAGCGCGTGCCCGCCGCCGGCGACTATTTTGATGCGGAAGGCTTCCGCTTCGAAGTGGCCGACATGGATGGCCGCCGGGTGGACAAGGTGCTGATCGCGCCGCGTGTGGGTTGA
- a CDS encoding MFS transporter, whose protein sequence is MDTPVDHLTTGSADVNLRRFRLRDLPALTRAHPTLTALLATIVLMEVAHGVELLALFPLYLSEVENESASLVALTISTYLVVDILMRTPAGWLADRIGRKPVLLAGVILSALPLPLMMQVRDPGLFLLLNAVNGLGAGCIWPSIYASIADRYGPGRRGLIFGLVNTVMLGGLATGPISGGLLLGGSGSFTFSFLFCFALIIVVAGIVLFGVQETRTEQLPASEATQATRVSLRVDAQMVLLFVVVFCLTMSVAILTPVLTFYGRDVLGLTPGQFALTLALPALATAVALVPFGRFADQHGRKRPLVVGLAIFGFCLWLSPISTSPPIVAFGATIGGLGYALAVPAWNALTMDRIPSDSRGTLLGVVAALQGIGLVIGPEVGGRLWDTVSHIAPFLASAAVLTIGALVALALKEE, encoded by the coding sequence ATGGACACCCCTGTTGACCATCTCACGACGGGCAGCGCCGACGTCAACCTGCGCCGTTTTCGCCTGCGCGATCTGCCGGCGCTGACGCGCGCACACCCGACGCTCACCGCCCTGCTCGCGACAATTGTGCTGATGGAAGTGGCGCACGGCGTTGAACTGCTGGCGCTCTTCCCGCTGTACCTGTCTGAAGTAGAGAACGAGTCGGCATCGCTCGTCGCCCTGACGATCAGCACGTACCTGGTTGTCGACATCCTGATGCGCACGCCGGCCGGCTGGCTGGCCGACCGGATCGGGCGCAAACCGGTGCTGCTGGCCGGCGTCATCCTCTCGGCGCTGCCGCTGCCCCTGATGATGCAGGTGCGCGATCCGGGACTATTCCTGCTGTTGAACGCCGTCAACGGGCTGGGCGCCGGGTGCATCTGGCCGAGCATCTACGCCAGCATCGCGGATCGCTACGGCCCCGGCCGCCGCGGCCTGATCTTCGGGCTGGTCAACACCGTCATGCTGGGCGGTCTGGCCACCGGCCCGATCAGCGGCGGCCTGCTCCTCGGCGGCAGCGGGTCGTTCACCTTCTCGTTCCTGTTCTGCTTTGCACTCATCATCGTGGTCGCCGGCATTGTCCTGTTCGGCGTTCAGGAAACGCGCACAGAGCAGCTACCGGCTTCGGAGGCGACACAGGCAACGCGCGTATCCCTGCGCGTGGATGCGCAGATGGTCTTGCTGTTCGTGGTTGTCTTTTGCCTGACCATGAGCGTGGCGATCCTGACGCCGGTGCTGACCTTCTACGGACGCGATGTGCTCGGGCTGACGCCGGGGCAGTTCGCGCTCACACTGGCGCTGCCGGCGCTGGCCACGGCGGTCGCGCTGGTGCCGTTCGGCCGCTTTGCCGATCAGCACGGCCGCAAGCGACCGCTGGTCGTCGGGCTGGCTATCTTCGGGTTCTGCCTCTGGCTGTCGCCGATCAGCACCTCTCCACCCATAGTAGCATTCGGCGCAACGATCGGTGGATTGGGCTACGCGCTGGCCGTGCCCGCTTGGAACGCGTTGACCATGGATCGCATCCCGTCGGACTCGCGCGGCACGCTGCTCGGCGTCGTCGCGGCGCTGCAGGGTATCGGGCTTGTTATCGGACCGGAAGTCGGCGGACGGCTCTGGGATACCGTCTCGCACATCGCCCCCTTCCTCGCCTCCGCCGCCGTATTGACGATCGGCGCGCTGGTTGCGCTGGCGCTCAAGGAGGAGTGA
- a CDS encoding spermidine/putrescine ABC transporter substrate-binding protein has product MARLPLAVALVVTLALVACGAATPAPPTATSVPTPNATPIPRAATPAATASPVALRLLMHADDVDPALYELFSRETAITIIEETYTTDEEILAALQNRPGLIDLVIANDRTLPRLIGDGRLAPIEAAGLPNFAGVESRLKDLPFDRGNRYSVPFAWGTVGILYRTDQPLIIDSWSIVLDPARNKPLAGKVALLDDPQLGFGAVLKALGDPLNPTDSAAWTRARDRLAASRATIAVIDSSAWSNELLTGELAAAQAYSDDAAFAQSTNAALRFAVPREGAPLWMQNLAVPATSTHKSEARALVDFLLRPASTARTVSYTYSLSPVPEAYNRVASTLSAQLRESTIPSDETFRRSEFLTDPGAARQRIEQLWADLKK; this is encoded by the coding sequence ATGGCCCGCTTACCGCTCGCGGTCGCGCTGGTGGTCACGCTGGCGCTTGTCGCGTGCGGCGCGGCGACGCCCGCGCCCCCAACCGCGACAAGTGTGCCCACCCCAAACGCGACGCCAATACCTCGCGCCGCCACGCCCGCCGCAACGGCGTCGCCGGTCGCGCTGCGCCTGCTGATGCATGCCGACGACGTGGACCCCGCACTCTACGAGTTGTTCAGCCGCGAGACCGCCATCACCATTATTGAAGAGACCTACACCACCGACGAGGAAATCCTGGCGGCGCTGCAGAACCGGCCCGGCCTGATTGACCTCGTGATCGCGAACGACCGTACCCTGCCCCGGCTGATTGGCGATGGGCGGCTGGCGCCGATTGAGGCCGCCGGACTGCCCAATTTCGCCGGGGTCGAGAGCCGCCTGAAAGACCTGCCGTTCGACCGCGGCAACCGATACAGCGTCCCGTTCGCCTGGGGCACAGTCGGCATTCTTTACCGCACCGACCAGCCGCTGATCATCGATTCCTGGAGCATCGTGCTGGACCCCGCGCGCAACAAGCCGCTGGCGGGCAAGGTCGCGCTGCTCGACGATCCGCAACTGGGGTTCGGCGCGGTGCTCAAGGCGCTCGGCGATCCGCTCAACCCGACGGACAGCGCGGCCTGGACGCGCGCGCGCGACCGGCTGGCGGCAAGCCGCGCGACGATCGCTGTCATCGATTCGTCGGCCTGGTCGAATGAACTGCTGACCGGCGAGTTGGCGGCCGCGCAGGCGTACTCGGACGATGCCGCGTTCGCCCAATCGACCAACGCCGCTCTGCGCTTTGCGGTGCCGCGCGAAGGCGCGCCGCTCTGGATGCAGAACCTGGCGGTGCCGGCAACATCTACGCACAAATCGGAGGCGCGCGCACTGGTCGATTTCCTGCTGCGCCCGGCCAGCACGGCCCGCACGGTCAGCTATACCTATTCGCTTTCTCCCGTCCCGGAGGCTTATAATAGGGTGGCGAGCACACTGTCCGCACAACTGCGCGAGTCAACCATCCCGTCCGACGAAACATTTCGCCGCTCGGAATTCCTGACCGATCCCGGCGCTGCCCGACAGCGGATCGAACAGCTGTGGGCCGATCTGAAGAAGTAG
- a CDS encoding NIPSNAP family protein, whose amino-acid sequence MIYELRVYHAYPGRLAALNKRFETITLKSWEKYGIRQVGFWTVAIGEGSNDLYYMLAWDSLADREQKWSAFAADPEWHKARTQTEADAGGPLTTSIDNFILAPTTYSKMR is encoded by the coding sequence ATGATCTACGAACTGCGCGTCTACCACGCCTACCCCGGCCGCCTGGCCGCGCTCAACAAACGCTTCGAGACGATCACTCTCAAGTCTTGGGAAAAATACGGCATCCGGCAGGTCGGCTTCTGGACCGTCGCCATTGGCGAAGGCAGCAACGACCTGTACTACATGCTCGCATGGGACAGCCTGGCCGACCGCGAGCAGAAGTGGAGCGCCTTCGCCGCCGATCCCGAATGGCACAAGGCGCGCACGCAGACCGAGGCCGATGCCGGCGGCCCGCTGACCACCAGTATCGACAACTTCATCCTCGCACCAACCACCTACTCGAAGATGCGCTAG
- a CDS encoding aminotransferase class III-fold pyridoxal phosphate-dependent enzyme — protein MATVKLPEAADHLSAVWGRYGDFIADHAEGVYVYDTEGRRHLDFTSGIGVTNTGHCHPKVVAAIREQAGKMIHAELNIQYHQPVFRLIDELRTVVPPNLDAFFFTNSGAEAVEGAIKLARQTSHRANVIAFQGAFHGRTYMAMSLTNSKSMYRQGYAPLVAGVHIAPFPYHYRMQMTESDATEFCLNELRFMFATQCPPDDTAAIIIESVLGEGGYVVPSKAFMQGLRQICDEFGILLILDEVQSGFGRTGKWFACEHYGIQPDIMVMAKGLASGMPLSAIAARKSIMDKWIVSSHGGTYTGNAIGCAAAVATIQAMKEERMIENAAKVGGFFMDGLSELQGRYPVIGDVRGVGLMIAAEFGTPRAPNTKAAKELLHKAGDDGLMLLTCGPFDNTIRFVPPLIVTQQQAEDALNIIDKALGTL, from the coding sequence ATGGCTACTGTAAAACTACCCGAAGCCGCCGACCACCTCTCTGCCGTCTGGGGCCGCTACGGCGACTTCATCGCCGACCACGCCGAGGGCGTGTATGTGTACGACACCGAGGGCAGGCGGCACCTCGACTTCACGTCCGGCATCGGCGTCACCAACACCGGCCACTGCCACCCCAAAGTCGTTGCGGCCATTCGCGAGCAGGCCGGCAAGATGATCCACGCCGAGCTGAACATCCAGTATCACCAGCCGGTCTTCCGGCTGATCGACGAACTGCGCACGGTCGTGCCGCCGAACCTGGACGCGTTCTTTTTCACCAACTCCGGTGCAGAGGCGGTCGAGGGCGCGATCAAGCTGGCGCGGCAGACTTCCCACCGCGCAAACGTGATCGCCTTCCAGGGCGCATTCCACGGCCGCACCTACATGGCGATGTCGCTGACCAACTCGAAGAGCATGTACCGCCAGGGTTACGCGCCGCTGGTGGCCGGCGTGCACATCGCGCCGTTCCCGTACCACTACCGCATGCAGATGACTGAGTCCGATGCGACTGAGTTCTGCCTCAACGAACTGCGCTTTATGTTCGCCACCCAGTGCCCGCCCGATGACACGGCGGCGATCATCATCGAATCGGTGCTCGGCGAGGGCGGCTACGTCGTGCCATCGAAGGCGTTCATGCAGGGCCTGCGCCAGATCTGCGACGAGTTCGGCATCCTCCTGATCCTCGACGAGGTGCAATCGGGCTTTGGGCGCACCGGCAAATGGTTCGCCTGCGAGCATTACGGCATCCAGCCGGATATCATGGTCATGGCCAAGGGGCTCGCCTCCGGCATGCCGCTGAGCGCCATCGCCGCGCGCAAGTCGATCATGGACAAGTGGATCGTCTCCTCGCACGGCGGCACCTACACCGGCAACGCCATCGGCTGCGCCGCGGCCGTCGCGACGATTCAGGCGATGAAGGAAGAGCGCATGATCGAGAACGCGGCCAAGGTCGGCGGTTTCTTCATGGACGGCCTGAGCGAACTGCAGGGCCGCTACCCGGTCATCGGCGACGTGCGCGGCGTCGGCCTGATGATCGCCGCTGAGTTCGGCACGCCGCGCGCGCCGAACACCAAGGCCGCCAAAGAACTACTGCACAAGGCGGGCGACGACGGGTTGATGCTCCTGACCTGTGGCCC